TGAAGTAAGGTATGGAGTTCTTTTTTTATTGTTTTAATTAAAATAATGAAACGTGACACTTTAATACCGCCGCCGGTACTTCCTGCACATGCACCGATAAACATCAGAAGAACCAAAATAGTTCTGGAAGCCTGCGGCCACAGGTTAAAGTCCGTAGTTGCATATCCGGTAGTAGTGATAATGGAGCCTACCTGAAAGGCTGCGTGGCGCAAAGCCTCTCCCACACCGGAATAAAGGTGGGCAATATTTAACGTAATTACTGCGATAGATGCAAAAATAATTCCGAAGTAACAGCGAACCTCCTCCATACGGAAAGCCTGCGTAAATTTTCTGCACCAGATTAAAAAGTAAGCGTTAAAGTTGACGCCAAATAAAATCATGAAAACAGTTACAACAATCTGTATATAGGGAGAGTAACCTCCGATACTGTCATTTTTAATACCAAATCCACCGGTACCTGCAGTACCAAAGCTGGTTGTCAAAGAGTCAAACAAAGGCATTCCCCCTGCCAATAGCAGAAGAATTTCTACGGTTGTTAAAACAATATAGATAATATAAAGGATTTTAGCTGTGGAACGTACCGTAGGACGCAGCTTGCTCACAGACGGACCGGGACTTTCTGCTTTCATAAGGTTCATGTGTGAGCCACCGTGCATTTCCATGAAAGTAAGAAGAAAGACCAGCACACCCATACCGCCAATCCAGTGGGTAAAACTTCGCCACATAAGCATGCAGTGGGGAAGCACTTCCACATCCTTTAAAATACTGGCTCCGGTTGTGGTAAAACCGGAAACTGTTTCAAAAAGAGCATCAATGGGATTGCTTATCACACCGCTGAAAAGAAAAGGAAGTCCTCCCATAAAACTCAGTACAATCCAGCTCAGTGCAACCGATACAAAGCCTTCCTTTACATAAAAAACCGTATTTTTCGTTTTTTTTCGTGTTAGAACTGCGCCGACCAATACACATAAAAGCGCAGTAAATACAAAGGACCAGCCGCTGTATTCCTGATAAATAAGGGCTGTAAAGCAGGGAAGAAGCATGAAAGCTGCTTCAAAATACAATACCCTGCCGATAATGGATTTTACAATTAAGTAATTCATAATATCTCCTGATTGTTATTTTTTCAGAATGTCTTTTAAGTCACGTAAACCCGGAATAGATGTTACAACAACTACCGTATCCCCTACCTGAATAGTATCCTGTCCCCTTGGAATTTGGATATTGCCGTTTCGATTGATGCAGGCAATTAACAGATTATCTTTTAAATTTAAATCAGATAAAGGTGTATTGGTAATTGAGGAGCTTTCCTTTACAGCAAATTCCA
The DNA window shown above is from Blautia hansenii DSM 20583 and carries:
- a CDS encoding TrkH family potassium uptake protein, which translates into the protein MNYLIVKSIIGRVLYFEAAFMLLPCFTALIYQEYSGWSFVFTALLCVLVGAVLTRKKTKNTVFYVKEGFVSVALSWIVLSFMGGLPFLFSGVISNPIDALFETVSGFTTTGASILKDVEVLPHCMLMWRSFTHWIGGMGVLVFLLTFMEMHGGSHMNLMKAESPGPSVSKLRPTVRSTAKILYIIYIVLTTVEILLLLAGGMPLFDSLTTSFGTAGTGGFGIKNDSIGGYSPYIQIVVTVFMILFGVNFNAYFLIWCRKFTQAFRMEEVRCYFGIIFASIAVITLNIAHLYSGVGEALRHAAFQVGSIITTTGYATTDFNLWPQASRTILVLLMFIGACAGSTGGGIKVSRFIILIKTIKKELHTLLHPRSVRKLKLDGHTLEHEVVRSTNVFLIAYVLVFALSILLISFDGLDMVTNFTGVSAALNNIGPGLELVGPTQNFSIFSNGAKLVLTFDMLAGRLELFPMLLLFVRETWKKY